Proteins from a single region of Vicia villosa cultivar HV-30 ecotype Madison, WI unplaced genomic scaffold, Vvil1.0 ctg.003211F_1_1, whole genome shotgun sequence:
- the LOC131640588 gene encoding uncharacterized protein LOC131640588, which translates to MQRNHTPGFSTAFRHNAILLAHSTPESKSKSHKSPSNPKATKSVPRRSPKSDFGRSRKGSVASVLEEAKELQDSVAGHISKSLSDEHPLRQRALALDSKILSLRFSLDSLLNNKLINHSLADKLDEDLQRDRCIVVDGDASSLLPGHAHG; encoded by the exons ATGCAACGGAACCATACACCAGGCTTCTCAACAGCCTTTAGACACAACGCAATACTCCTTGCACATAGCACACCAG AAAGCAAATctaaatctcacaaatctccttCTAACCCAAAGGCTACCAAGTCCGTTCCTCGAAGAAGCCCTAAATCAGACTTCGGGAGATCCAGAAAGGGATCAGTGGCTTCCGTTTTGGAAGAAGCTAAAGAGCTTCAAGACTCCGTCGCTGGTCACATCTCTAAATCCTTGAGCGATGAACATCCTCTCCGCCAACGTGCTCTTGCTCTCGACTCCAAAATCCTTTCACTTCGTTTTTCTCTCGATTCTCTCCTCAACAATAAACTCATTAATCACTCCCTAGCCGATAAG TTAGATGAAGATTTGCAGAGAGACAGATGTATTGTTGTTGATGGCGATGCTTCTTCGCTTCTTCCAGGACATGCTCACGGTTAG